In Necator americanus strain Aroian chromosome IV, whole genome shotgun sequence, the following proteins share a genomic window:
- a CDS encoding hypothetical protein (NECATOR_CHRIV.G14977.T1), with amino-acid sequence MTKIIRSISIDGRMLDSWRHAIIIFLHKKLTVTEPKNYLGISLLRVMHRVLKRKREQAGFRPRRSTIDQVFIVKTVIEIWQRYSKPIQIAFLDFGATFDSPHRGRLLDVLRAEYQESGNWSKTRGSGITLPVQFRHRRHYAKKSRSVSCRYHSSTIRTPQDLDYATDIVIFAESSTKLQHVVNLVSKLPVAYGLRLRPDKCEQMWISSRPRTGTIVDGQPIELVDEFGYLGCTLKNIGSYEKDIQQRCGKAIPASNSLTKFLWSTTSPTKSTCESTYPQFAPS; translated from the exons atgacaaagatcatccgttcaatatctATAGACGGAAGGATGcttgactcgtggagacacgctatcataattttcCTCCACAAAAAGTTAACCGTCACGGAACCTAAGAACTATCTAGGAATCTCATTGTTGCGGGTTATGCACAGAGTTTTGAAGCGGAAGCgagagcaagctggctttcgtcctcgtcgatctacgattgaccaggtgtttatCGTCAAGacagtgatcgaaatctggcagcggtattcgaagccaatccaaatagcgtttctggactttggagctacgttcgactctcctcacagAGGCCGTCTTCTCGACGTGCTCCGCGCAGAGTatcaggaaa gtggcaACTGGAgcaagacaaggggcagtggcattACCCTTCcagttcaatttcgccatcgacgacattatgcgaagaaaagtagatcagtgtcctgccgatatcattctagcaccatcaggacgcCCCAGGATCTCGATTATGCCACCGAcattgttatattcgcggaaagcagtacgaaacttcaacatgttgtcaaccttgtatcgaagctgcctgtagcctatggactacgtctgcgccctgataaatgcgagcagatgtggatctcttcgagacctcgaacgggaaccatagtggacggacaaccgatagaactcgtcgatgagttcggTTActtgggctgtacgctgaagaacatcggcagctacgagaaagatattcagcaaagatgcggtAAGGCCATTCCTGCAtctaactccttaacgaaattcctgtggtcgaccacatcaccaacgaagtcaacctgcgagtctacctatccgcaatttgcCCCATCATGA